One window of the Perca fluviatilis chromosome 5, GENO_Pfluv_1.0, whole genome shotgun sequence genome contains the following:
- the LOC120559764 gene encoding P2Y purinoceptor 1-like — protein sequence MKNNSFHSISFEFTGRFLPPVYILVFVIGLVANGWGLKYLLHNWKKLKIINVFVLNLGLADILYLLTLPFLVVYYFMDRNWIFGDAFCKITRFCFNLNLYGSIGFLTCISVYRYLAIVHPMRVMGRITLTHSVRISVMVWFLVSIQSLPDMFYSKTFGNNIEQCFDTTSDSYVDDYLKYSLGWTLTGFCIPLLITLGCYGHVIVVLCSTNTTDKVLKQRCLKLLFILILLFSVCYIPYHVLKNLNLWSRVLQNQKICRKWSNGVYIARQISRGLVCINSALNPLVYLHGNEDIPAQLRQLLQHARQMFIRVPVAQTADEIQQEIGF from the coding sequence ATGAAGAACAACTCTTTTCATAGCATCAGCTTTGAGTTTACAGGCCGATTCCTGCCTCCTGTTTACATCTTAGTCTTCGTCATTGGTCTGGTAGCTAATGGATGGGGATTGAAGTATTTGCTGCATAACTGGAAGAAACTAAAGatcatcaatgtttttgttcTCAATCTCGGACTTGCTGATATTCTGTACCTGCTCACACTCCCATTTTTGGTGGTGTACTACTTTATGGACAGAAACTGGATCTTTGGAGACGCATTCTGCAAGATAACAAGATTCTGCTTCAACCTGAATTTATATGGCAGTATTGGGTTCCTTACTTGTATAAGTGTGTACAGGTACCTGGCTATTGTCCATCCAATGAGAGTGATGGGAAGAATAACTCTGACTCACTCTGTGCGGATCTCAGTCATGGTTTGGTTCTTGGTGAGCATTCAAAGTCTTCCAGACATGTTCTACAGCAAAACATTTGGAAACAACATTGAGCAATGCTTCGATACCACCTCTGACAGCTATGTGGATGATTACCTGAAATACAGCCTTGGATGGACACTCACTGGGTTTTGTATCCCATTGCTCATCACACTGGGCTGCTATGGACATGTGATTGTCGTTCTCTGCAGCACAAATACCACTGACAAGGTACTGAAACAGAGATGCTTGAAGTTGTTGTTCATTCTgattcttctcttctctgtttgTTACATCCCCTATCATGTACTGAAGAACCTCAACCTCTGGTCAAGAGTTCTGCAAAATCAGAAGATATGCCGTAAATGGTCTAATGGAGTCTACATTGCTCGTCAGATAAGTCGTGGCCTTGTGTGTATAAACAGTGCTCTCAACCCTCTGGTTTACCTCCATGGAAATGAAGATATTCCTGCTCAGCTCAGACAACTGCTCCAGCACGCTCGTCAGATGTTCATCCGTGTGCCTGTGGCTCAAACTGCAGATGAAATTCAACAAGAGATAGGATTTTAA
- the LOC120559765 gene encoding P2Y purinoceptor 1-like produces MNKSSCTRISFDFEHRFLPPVFILVFIIGLLANGWGLKSLLQKWKKLGIVNVFVLNLGLADILYLLTLPFLVVYYFMKSKWIFGDAFCKITRFCFNLNLYGSIGFLTCISVYRYLAIVHPMRVMGRITVTHSVGISVMVWFLVSVQSLPDMFYSKTFGNKPGKCYDTTHKIYVDDYLKYSLGWTFTGFCIPLLITLGCYGHVIVILCSTNTTDKVLKQRCLKLLFILILLFSVCYIPYHVLKNLNLWSRVLQKQKICRKWSNGVYIAHQISRGLVCLNSALNPLVYLHGNEDIPAQLRQLLQQARRMSGRLFRSNSGSVPVAQTADEVHQELGF; encoded by the coding sequence ATGAATAAATCCTCCTGTACTCGCATCAGCTTTGACTTTGAACACAGATTCCTGCCTCCTGTTTTCATCTTAGTCTTCATCATTGGTCTGCTAGCTAATGGATGGGGATTGAAGTCTTTGCTGCAGAAATGGAAGAAACTGGGTATCGTTAATGTGTTTGTTCTCAATCTTGGACTTGCTGATATTCTGTACCTGCTCACACTCCCCTTTTTGGTGGTGTACTACTTTATGAAGAGCAAGTGGATCTTTGGAGACGCATTCTGCAAGATAACACGATTCTGCTTCAACCTGAATTTATATGGCAGCATTGGGTTCCTTACATGTATAAGTGTGTACAGGTACCTGGCTATTGTCCATCCAATGAGAGTGATGGGAAGAATAACGGTCACTCACTCTGTGGGGATCTCAGTCATGGTTTGGTTCTTGGTGAGCGTTCAAAGTCTTCCGGACATGTTCTACAGCAAAACATTTGGAAACAAGCCTGGGAAATGTTATGATACTACCCATAAGATATATGTGGATGATTACCTGAAATACAGCCTTGGATGGACATTCACTGGGTTTTGTATCCCATTGCTCATCACACTGGGCTGCTATGGACATGTGATTGTCATTCTCTGCAGCACAAATACCACTGACAAGGTACTGAAACAGAGATGCTTAAAGTTGTTGTTCATTCTgattcttctcttctctgtttgTTACATCCCCTATCATGTACTGAAGAACCTCAACCTCTGGTCAAGAGTTCTGCAAAAACAGAAGATATGCCGTAAATGGTCTAATGGAGTCTACATTGCTCATCAGATAAGTCGTGGCCTTGTGTGTCTGAACAGTGCTCTCAACCCTCTGGTTTACCTCCATGGAAATGAAGATATTCCTGCTCAGCTCAGACAGCTGCTCCAGCAAGCTCGTCGGATGTCCGGCCGGTTGTTTCGGTCAAACTCCGGCTCTGTGCCTGTGGCTCAAACTGCAGATGAAGTTCACCAAGAGTTAGGATTTTAA